One genomic window of Nitrospirota bacterium includes the following:
- a CDS encoding helix-turn-helix transcriptional regulator: MSDLKKYISERKKRDKKFTEGFDEGYEQFKVGVMLRQARKSAGLTQEELARRLKTKKTAISRIENHAEDIKLSTLERVASALGKRLQVSIA, from the coding sequence ATGAGTGACTTGAAAAAATATATAAGCGAAAGAAAAAAAAGAGACAAGAAATTTACTGAAGGATTTGATGAAGGCTATGAACAGTTTAAAGTTGGAGTGATGCTTCGTCAGGCACGCAAATCCGCAGGCTTAACTCAGGAAGAACTTGCTCGTAGACTTAAGACCAAAAAGACTGCAATTTCAAGAATTGAGAATCATGCAGAGGACATCAAACTATCAACTTTAGAGCGTGTAGCGTCTGCTTTGGGTAAACGACTGCAAGTTAGTATTGCTTAA